The following are encoded in a window of Vigna unguiculata cultivar IT97K-499-35 chromosome 8, ASM411807v1, whole genome shotgun sequence genomic DNA:
- the LOC114193307 gene encoding probable trehalose-phosphate phosphatase C isoform X2 yields MTNRNVNNTILELAMSISNSGALPRAAVPGIMALLGGVLGLPQKKLLLKTLEDGTGKGGTKVNTWIDSMRASSPTRVKSTQNQDPSPWILYHPSALNLFDQIVCESKGKQIVTFLDYDGTLSPIVADPDKAYMSQKMRATLKDIARHFPTAIVSGRCIDKVYSFVRLAEVYYAGSHGMDIKGPTNRRSTKKGNDAVLFQPGSEFLPMINEVYNILVDKTKSVPGAKVENNKFCLSVHFRCVDEKNWASLAEQVSLLLDHYPKLKLTQGRKVLEIRPTIKWDKGKALEFLLESLGYGNSDNVFPIYIGDDRTDEDAFKVLRKRGQGIGILVSKIPKETDASYTLQDPTEVGQFLRHLVEWKRTSTQYHKL; encoded by the exons ATGACGAACCGTAATGTGAATAACACGATTCTGGAGTTGGCAATGTCGATTTCAAACTCAGGTGCTCTACCTAGAGCTGCAGTGCCTGGAATAATGGCTTTGCTTGGTGGGGTTTTAGGCCTACCCCAGAAAAAGCTCTTATTGAAAACTTTGGAGGATGGAACTGGAAAAGGAGGAACCAAAGTTAACACATGGATTGATTCAATGAGAGCTTCTTCTCCCACTCGAGTCAAATCCACACAGAACCAAGACCCCAGTCCTTGGATT CTTTACCACCCTTCGGCACTGAACCTGTTTGATCAGATTGTATGTGAGTCCAAAGGGAAGCAGATTGTCACTTTTCTTGACTATGATGGAACTCTCTCCCCAATTGTTGCAGACCCAGATAAAGCATACATGAGTCAAAAG ATGAGGGCCACACTGAAGGACATAGCGAGGCATTTCCCCACTGCCATCGTGAGTGGAAGGTGCATAGACAag gtGTATAGCTTTGTGAGATTGGCAGAAGTGTACTATGCTGGGAGCCATGGGATGGACATCAAGGGACCAACAAATAGGCGAAGTACTAAGAAA GGAAACGATGCAGTACTTTTCCAACCCGGTAGTGAATTCTTACCCATGATCAATGAG GTGTACAACATCTTGGTGGATAAAACAAAGTCTGTCCCGGGGGCTAAGGTAGAAAATAACAAGTTTTGTTTGTCCGTGCACTTTCGCTGTGTTGACGAAAAG AATTGGGCATCATTGGCTGAACAAGTTAGCTTGCTCCTCGATCACTACCCCAAACTTAAGCTAACTCAAGGGAGAAAAGTGCTTGAGATTCGACCAACCATAAAATGGGACAAGGGCAAGGCTCTTGAATTCTTGCTTGAATCACTGG GATATGGTAACTCTGATAATGTATTTCCAATCTATATTGGTGATGATCGAACTGACGAAGATGCTTTTAAG GTTTTACGGAAGAGGGGTCAAGGGATTGGGATTCTTGTTTCTAAAATTCCAAAAGAAACCGATGCTTCCTACACTCTGCAAGATCCAACCGAG GTTGGGCAGTTTTTGCGGCATTTGGTGGAGTGGAAAAGAACGAGTACCCAATACCACAAGTTATAG
- the LOC114193307 gene encoding probable trehalose-phosphate phosphatase H isoform X1, with protein MTNRNVNNTILELAMSISNSGALPRAAVPGIMALLGGVLGLPQKKLLLKTLEDGTGKGGTKVNTWIDSMRASSPTRVKSTQNQDPSPWILYHPSALNLFDQIVCESKGKQIVTFLDYDGTLSPIVADPDKAYMSQKMRATLKDIARHFPTAIVSGRCIDKVYSFVRLAEVYYAGSHGMDIKGPTNRRSTKKVRKSFHNQINETKIFMMVSFPLIIDSYFFVFLQGNDAVLFQPGSEFLPMINEVYNILVDKTKSVPGAKVENNKFCLSVHFRCVDEKNWASLAEQVSLLLDHYPKLKLTQGRKVLEIRPTIKWDKGKALEFLLESLGYGNSDNVFPIYIGDDRTDEDAFKVLRKRGQGIGILVSKIPKETDASYTLQDPTEVGQFLRHLVEWKRTSTQYHKL; from the exons ATGACGAACCGTAATGTGAATAACACGATTCTGGAGTTGGCAATGTCGATTTCAAACTCAGGTGCTCTACCTAGAGCTGCAGTGCCTGGAATAATGGCTTTGCTTGGTGGGGTTTTAGGCCTACCCCAGAAAAAGCTCTTATTGAAAACTTTGGAGGATGGAACTGGAAAAGGAGGAACCAAAGTTAACACATGGATTGATTCAATGAGAGCTTCTTCTCCCACTCGAGTCAAATCCACACAGAACCAAGACCCCAGTCCTTGGATT CTTTACCACCCTTCGGCACTGAACCTGTTTGATCAGATTGTATGTGAGTCCAAAGGGAAGCAGATTGTCACTTTTCTTGACTATGATGGAACTCTCTCCCCAATTGTTGCAGACCCAGATAAAGCATACATGAGTCAAAAG ATGAGGGCCACACTGAAGGACATAGCGAGGCATTTCCCCACTGCCATCGTGAGTGGAAGGTGCATAGACAag gtGTATAGCTTTGTGAGATTGGCAGAAGTGTACTATGCTGGGAGCCATGGGATGGACATCAAGGGACCAACAAATAGGCGAAGTACTAAGAAAGTGAGAAAAAGTTTCCATAACCAAATTAATGAAACCAAGATTTTTATGATGGTGTCCTTCCCTCTCATCATAGATtcgtatttttttgttttcttgcaGGGAAACGATGCAGTACTTTTCCAACCCGGTAGTGAATTCTTACCCATGATCAATGAG GTGTACAACATCTTGGTGGATAAAACAAAGTCTGTCCCGGGGGCTAAGGTAGAAAATAACAAGTTTTGTTTGTCCGTGCACTTTCGCTGTGTTGACGAAAAG AATTGGGCATCATTGGCTGAACAAGTTAGCTTGCTCCTCGATCACTACCCCAAACTTAAGCTAACTCAAGGGAGAAAAGTGCTTGAGATTCGACCAACCATAAAATGGGACAAGGGCAAGGCTCTTGAATTCTTGCTTGAATCACTGG GATATGGTAACTCTGATAATGTATTTCCAATCTATATTGGTGATGATCGAACTGACGAAGATGCTTTTAAG GTTTTACGGAAGAGGGGTCAAGGGATTGGGATTCTTGTTTCTAAAATTCCAAAAGAAACCGATGCTTCCTACACTCTGCAAGATCCAACCGAG GTTGGGCAGTTTTTGCGGCATTTGGTGGAGTGGAAAAGAACGAGTACCCAATACCACAAGTTATAG